Proteins co-encoded in one Dryobates pubescens isolate bDryPub1 chromosome 4, bDryPub1.pri, whole genome shotgun sequence genomic window:
- the BRICD5 gene encoding BRICHOS domain-containing protein 5, whose protein sequence is MEGGSSTSNASADRRAAAHLTAPSRTFWIILSTALFFAVVGISVLGILSFSPSSGQAGSQLIRLTLQGQQDPLRNQTALVDKARSTVTYYITSQSNHSTVVLYDSRNGYVCYKPVEQHACYLRRMDSWDLQTLQTSLSMSEQTAHQLLPESNKTEYYREFLGILAGDKVDPKCLGEAVQTLCEQTSIFWVRRGEGPGKQRLIYLCIDICFPSNICVSICFYYLPE, encoded by the exons ATGGAGGGtgggagcagcaccagcaaTGCCTCTGCA gacaggagggctgcagctcaccTCACAGCTCCCTCCAGGACCTTCTGGATCATCTTGTCCACCGCCTTGTTTTTTGCAGTTGTTGGCATCAGTGTCCTAGGGATTCTTagcttctcccccagctctggccag gctggctcTCAGCTCATCCGGTTAACactccagggacagcaggacCCACTGAGGAACCAGACAGCCTTGGTGGACAAGGCCAGGAGCACTGTGACTTACTACATTACCTCCCAGAGTAACCACAGCACCGTGGTGCTCTATGACAGCAGGAAT ggctATGTGTGCTACAAGCCCGTGGAGCAGCATGCATGCTACCTGAGGAGGATGGACTCCTGGGACCTCCAGACCCTGCAAACATCACTCAGCATGTCTGAGCAGAca GctcatcagctgctgccagagagTAACAAGACCGAGTACTACCGGGAGTTCTTAGGCATTCTGGCAGGGGACAAGGTGGACCCCAAATgcctgggggaggctgtgcagacCCTGTGTGAGCAAACATCCATCTTCTGGGTCAGGAGAGGGGAAG GTCCAGGGAAGCAACGCCTGATCTACCTGTGCATTGACATCTGTTTTCCAAGCAACATTTGTGTCTCTATCTGCTTCTATTACCTCCCCGAGTAA